In Oryza sativa Japonica Group chromosome 11, ASM3414082v1, the following are encoded in one genomic region:
- the LOC112937023 gene encoding uncharacterized protein, producing MSYDAIQWSHIQDFLDVECSSMKNDDGDRDGDDVSSASETPPASTVDAAAMASKIRTAARRLRALLDRGGMADDDPFRFTLAGDVTRAAEEMAALRGARPAFRRAVASRLSEAGYDAAVCRTRWRAARDVAAGNYEYIDVVVTAVTAAGAGAAKSAAHGAERRYIVDVGFAAEFAVARPTVGYDELVLSALPAILVAPPTVAREAVTLAAKAARRSIKSQGLAVPPWRKKRFVAAKWLGPYRRTPPHDAATAGAAGGAGEAACRTVGFMLGPPIQPWAMASSKCCFVSMRAAANQPCTYDVMVWE from the coding sequence ATGAGTTATGACGCGATCCAATGGTCTCATATTCAAGATTTCCTTGATGTAGAATGCAGCAGCATGAAGAACGACGACGGTGatcgcgacggcgacgatgtcAGCTCAGCCTCAGAGACGCCGCCGGCCAGCACGGTGGATGCTGCAGCTATGGCCAGCAAGATCAggacggccgcgcggcggctTCGAGCTCTGCTGGATCGCGGCGGCATGGCGGACGACGATCCGTTCCGGTTCACGCTGGCCGGCGACGTCACGAGAGCGGCGGAGGAAATGGCCGCGCTCCGAGGAGCCCGGCCGGCGTTCCGACGGGCGGTGGCGTCTCGCCTCAGCGAGGCCGGCTACGACGCCGCCGTGTGCCGGAcgaggtggcgcgcggcgcgcgacgTGGCCGCGGGGAACTACGAGTACATCGACGTGGTGGTGACCGcggtcaccgccgccggcgccggcgcagcgAAATCCGCCGCGCACGGCGCGGAGCGGCGGTACATCGTCGACGTCGGGTTCGCGGCGGAGTTCGCCGTGGCGCGTCCGACGGTGGGCTACGACGAGCTGGTGCTGTCCGCCCTCCCGGCCATCCTGGTCGCTCCGCCGACGGTGGCGCGGGAGGCGGTGACGCTGGCGGccaaggcggcgcggcggtcgaTCAAGAGCCAGGGGCTCGCCGTGCCGCCGTGGCGGAAGAAGCGGTTCGTGGCGGCCAAGTGGCTCGGCCCGTACCGCCGGACGCCGCCTCACGACGCGGCCACCGCCGGTGCAGCTGGAGGCGCCGGAGAAGCGGCGTGCCGCACGGTGGGGTTCATGCTTGGACCACCTATACAGCCATGGGCCATGGCTAGTAGTAAGTGTTGTTTTGTAAGCATGCGAGCTGCAGCCAATCAGCCATGCACGTATGATGTAATGGTGTGGGAATGA